The proteins below come from a single Hyperolius riggenbachi isolate aHypRig1 chromosome 8, aHypRig1.pri, whole genome shotgun sequence genomic window:
- the LOC137527494 gene encoding taste receptor type 2 member 40-like, which translates to MMSRFFIFTVCIDLIALLFSMPGNIFILLQTIVNANKSRKLQLSDHLIGIITLCDIFKQLLNISEDVLSLITMDGWSTHVATSVLLTLYLVLHSGSIWLSIGLCLHFCLKIVTIRQKKCLIFIQKMFTMALKKLLFSAIIQSLITTFFSILSMPTGSPENKTLTNTNQRAFAPMYRSHRQSAVFYYLVFLVSLFILSSSALLAVVSMLINMRRMKNNSEGSKTSSIETHLQATRTIISLLAISIVNFICGLHWYELNIEEMYRYISCLSSAIRFVLSPFIFIKVNNRLKKAFHCMLK; encoded by the coding sequence ATGATGTCCAGGTTCTTCATCTTCACAGTCTGCATTGACTTGATAGCTCTGCTGTTTTCCATGCCAGGAAACATATTCATATTGCTTCAGACTATAGTCAACGCCAACAAGTCACGAAAACTTCAACTAAGCGATCATCtcattggtatcatcacgctctgTGATATTTTTAAACAACTCCTAAACATCAGTGAGGATGTCCTCAGCTTAATAACCATGGATGGCTGGTCCACGCATGTGGCTACATCAGTCCTCTTGACGCTCTACTTGGTCCTCCATTCTGGCAGCATTTGGCTTTCTATCGGTCTCTGTTTGCATTTTTGTCTAAAAATTGTGACCATCAGGCAGAAGAAGTGTTTGATTTTCATACAGAAAATGTTCACCATGGCCCTGAAAAAGCTTCTTTTTTCAGCGATCATTCAATCTTTGATCACGACTTTCTTCTCCATCTTGAGCATGCCAACAGGTTCTCCAGAAAATAAGACTTTAACAAACACAAATCAGAGAGCATTTGCACCAATGTACAGGTCCCACAGGCAGTCAGCTGTGTTTTATTACTTGGTATTCTTGGTGTCCTTGTTCATTCTGTCATCTtcagctctcctggctgtggtTTCCATGCTTATTAACATGAGAAGGATGAAGAACAATTCTGAAGGCTCCAAGACGTCAAGCATTGAGACTCACCTCCAAGCGACTCGGACCATTATCTCTCTCTTGGCAATCAGCATAGTTAATTTCATTTGTGGGTTGCATTGGTATGAGCTAAACATTGAGGAAATGTATCGATACATTTCATGCCTAAGTTCTGCCATCAGGTTTGTTCTCAGCCCCTTTATTTTCATAAAAGTCAACAATAGGCTCAAAAAAGCATTCCACTGCATGCTGAAGTAA